A DNA window from Coregonus clupeaformis isolate EN_2021a unplaced genomic scaffold, ASM2061545v1 scaf2843, whole genome shotgun sequence contains the following coding sequences:
- the LOC121563123 gene encoding NF-X1-type zinc finger protein NFXL1 has translation MTRQRCHCKISLLYIECLKFRSAEDEAKADLGSCKNQCPKQLSCGHHCKDLCHPGRCEEKCSHRVKLKCPCKRIKKELPCSKAIEEQTQVACDEACKALRRKANEVKEAEENAALEEEKRKQQAELEAFEKRQKGRRKKRGKRGGGEEEEEAEGGWRRYRTVVMLPLCGVLLAAVTFYLIQLG, from the exons GAAGTTCAGAAGTGCTGAAGATGAGGCTAAAGCTGATCTGGGTTCCTGTAAGAACCAATGTCCTAAACAG ttgagtTGTGGTCATCATTGTAAGGACCTGTGTCACCCAGGACGTTGTGAAGAGAAGTGTTCCCACAGGGTGAAACTGAAGTGCCCCTGCAAGAGGATTAAAAAG GAGCTGCCGTGTTCTAAAGCCATCGAGGAACAGACTCAAGTGGCGTGTGATGAAGCATGCAAAGCCCTGCGGAGAAAGGCCaacgag GTGAAAGAAGCAGAAGAGAATGCAGCcctggaggaagagaagaggaaacaGCAG gCTGAGTTGGAAGCCTTTGAGAAGCGTCAGAAGGGCAGACGTAAGAagcgagggaagagaggaggaggggaggaagaggaggaggcagagggtgGTTGGAGGAGGTATAGAACGGTGGTCATGCTGCCTCTGTGTGGAGTTCTGCTTGCTGCTGTCACTTTCTATCTCATACAGCTGGGTTAg